A genomic window from Candidatus Eremiobacterota bacterium includes:
- a CDS encoding TatD family hydrolase, with protein MIDTHAHVHDRKFDADREAMLARARERGVDAVVTVGCDVEDSRRACEVAEKYGLAATVGIHPHEAKDAPADLAAAFDALRARYGARIVAVGETGLDYYYDHSPRDVQRDVFARQLAYARARALPLVFHQRDAHDDFVAALRDGYDPRAQRGIVHCFTGDDAQARTFVDEFGLVLGIGGVVTFKTAHSLREAVQAVGLDAIVLETDCPYLAPAPNRGKRNEVAFVADTARALAELFNTGLAEIVARTDATARRILGLGIAAPTP; from the coding sequence ATGATCGACACGCACGCCCACGTCCACGACCGGAAGTTCGACGCGGATCGCGAGGCGATGCTGGCGCGAGCGCGCGAGCGCGGTGTCGACGCGGTCGTCACGGTCGGCTGCGACGTGGAGGATAGCCGCCGGGCCTGCGAGGTCGCTGAGAAATACGGGCTCGCCGCGACGGTCGGTATCCACCCGCACGAGGCGAAGGACGCGCCGGCCGATCTCGCGGCGGCGTTCGACGCGCTGCGCGCGCGCTACGGCGCGCGGATCGTCGCCGTCGGCGAGACCGGACTCGACTACTACTACGATCACAGCCCGCGCGACGTGCAACGCGACGTCTTCGCGCGGCAGCTCGCGTACGCGCGCGCGCGCGCGCTTCCGCTCGTCTTCCACCAGCGCGACGCGCACGACGACTTCGTCGCCGCGCTGCGCGACGGTTACGATCCGCGCGCGCAGCGCGGAATCGTCCACTGCTTCACCGGCGATGACGCTCAAGCGCGCACGTTCGTCGACGAGTTCGGCCTCGTGCTCGGCATCGGCGGCGTGGTGACGTTCAAGACCGCACACTCGCTGCGCGAGGCGGTGCAAGCCGTGGGACTCGACGCGATCGTCCTCGAGACCGATTGCCCGTATCTCGCGCCGGCGCCGAACCGCGGCAAGCGCAACGAGGTGGCCTTCGTCGCCGACACCGCGCGCGCGCTCGCCGAGCTCTTCAACACCGGCCTCGCGGAGATCGTCGCGCGAACGGACGCGACCGCACGCCGCATTCTAGGCCTCGGCATCGCGGCGC